The DNA segment caagagggagggaggcccaggcagcccagcccctcctcacCAGTGGCCGCCAGAGCACTCTTAGCAAGTCGATTCCTTAGGGGCACGCTGGGATGAGGTGAGGCCTGTGGTAGGTGGGCactgggcaggggccaggggagaATGGCCCCACCACCCCAGAGAGGCCAGGGCAAAACAGGCTGGTGACGAGAGGAACCGTCTCTCCCGGGCAGAGAGGGGCCCCGGGACGGTCGTGAGAGGCCGCAGTGTCTCGATGATGTCGAGGGCTGAGCTGGCCAAACGCTCGTCCTGGAAACCAGCCTGCATGCCTCTCCGCCTCCGAAACGAGACTTCAGCTGGCCCTGGGGGGGGGCCAGGTTGGGGCCTGGAGCCCATCTCAAGCCCCACCCTTTCTTCTCCCAGCCAATCCGGAGCTTCCTTCCTCCTGTCCGGCCGACACGAGGTCCTGAAGCCCCAGGCTGAttgtggggagggcggggggacaAGAGATGAGCTGGTAAGGGCACACAGTCTAGGGCAGATGGCAGTGCCCCCTGTCCCTCAGGTAAGATCTGCgtgaggctggctggctgggcagACCCTGGGAGGGCGGGCAGAGATGAACCGCGGCCAGACTCCCTCCCAGGCCCAGTCCCAGGCCAGGGCTGgtggggccgggccgggggctaGGCGGAGGGGTGACGCTGAGGCTACGGGAGGCACTGTGGCTCCACTAGGCTCCGCTAGGCGTAGAATTCCTCCTGCTTGTCAGGCTTCTGGTACGTGACGCTGGCCTGCTTGGGCTCCTCCAGTGTGTAGCTGCCCTCATCCTTCTTCTTCATGCGGTAGATGAGCAGCGTGACCAGGAAGGCCGCGAACAGGGCGCCCACCACCCCGCCTACAATCACAGCTGcggagaaagaaggcagaggtCAAGGGCTAAAGACAAGCTGGGGacaagctcagaacctggggagagggcagagggccccgggcggggagggggctcagaGCCTTGAATCTGAGGCGCGGGGTGGCCAATTCTCACACGGGCAGCGCTGGCTGGCCTTCACAGACCTCGCCGGAAGGAGGATGTGGAGGCAGGGTCAGACCCTGggacaggggaaggtcagaggaggaaacaaaagGAGGGTCTGGGGGTTGAGTCCCCAGCTTTCCCTTCCTAGGAGACTAGGCTCCTAGAAACCCCACGCCCTGACCTCTTCTCGGGTCCCTAGACATCCAAACTGAGGCCCGACCAGCTGCCTCGCTCTGGGCTCCTCCCAGGCCCCAAGCCTCACCTACGAGCACCTCCTTCCGCTCTAGGATGCTCTTCTGAGGCAGCTGAGCAGCTGAGCTGCCTGGGTCGATGGCATTGTCCAggaggctggggcctgggccAGCACCCTTGGGCAGCGTCCCAGGTGGAGGTGACGGCTTGGCTGCAGCCCCGCCCACAGCCACCACCTCATTGGCTGTGTCTGGCTGTGTGGTCTCTTCCTCCGGCAGCTCAAAGTCCCCGCTGGGCCCCCCGCTCACGGGCACCTCTGGCTCATCCCGGATCGTGGTCAGGACGGACTCCGGAGTTGGggtctggagggagggaggcatgagCCTAGGAGCCAGGCCTCAGCCCCTCCTGCCATGGGgcacccccccacctctgcccaaaCCACCCCGCATTCCCAGTGGGTCTGACACTTACTTAACTAAGCACtcgctatgtgccaggcactgtgctaaacacgTTATGGGCGTTTTGCCCTCACAACACCCCCGTGAAGGAGGTACTGTTACCCCTGATTTATAGGGCTGGAAataggttcagagaagttaagtgacttgccaaggACGTACAGCTAGTAAAGCAGTAGAAGCAGAACTAAAATCCAGATccacccaattccaacgtctcgGGTTTGTAACCACCCCACACCGCCTCTGTTCTCACCTGGCCACATCCTATCCCCACCCCATCGGTCACCTCCCCCTCTAGCCGCCTCTTGGTAATAACGATCATCGTTGGGAGATCACTGTGGAATTGCTGTTTGGGGACTGCTAGGTGCTGCCTGGTCCCCAGGCCACGtacctggggcaggggtgaggccctCAGCCCGGGGGTCAGTTCAAGTGTACAAATGCAGAGTGTGATGCCCCTTGGAGGCAAGCGTCCAGGAAACCAGCCCGGCGGCTCCCACCAGGGGGAAGCAGGACCAGAGCTGGGTTTGGGGCAAGGATGTAGGTGCCTGGGGGTGAGCAGGGCGAGGTGGGCCTggtgcccctccctccatcccctgtCACTGTTTCCCCTTCCTGCTTGGCCAGCGTCTGGGAAGTACCAGGCTGCCCCAGCTGCTCAGAGGAGCTGAGGGCAGGGTCTGCATCTGGCCGGGGCTGGGGAGTCAGAGAGGCTGAGGGGGACCTGAAGGCACCTCTCCCACCTGAGGGCCCTCCTCCCTCCGTGAGGCCGGCTGCAAAGGGCTTTTGTACCCCAATCAGTGCGACCTCCTCCCCCTCCTAGCCCAGCCCACCCAGCAGGGACCAGGCTACTGCTCCCACTTCCTTGATCCCATGCACCCCCACAGTCCTGACGTCCGCATCCTCCCCCCTTCAgccctccacccctcacccctaacacccccccacacacacacacacatgccctggCCTCTCTCTAGAGCCAACTGCGGGGCTCAGATGCTGACTCTGCCATCGCGGGTGAGGCCTGGTCTGCAGCAGGAGGAAGGCGCAGTGCCACCCACAGCATGGATGCCAGGGTGAGGGAGGGCACGGGGACGCTCAGCTCTGAGCCGGCCACCCGGGCAGCACACCACACACGTGAGCTGAGGGCTCTCCTCTCCCtcggcctccccctgcccccccagtcACCCTCAGACTAACAACGATGGCGATGACGGTGACCGTGACGATACCGAAGCCTCTGGCTGGTTTACCATTGCCAGGCCCCGTTTTAGGCACTTTGGATGATTCCGCAACACTAGGGTCCGCGTCCTATTATTTCCTCCTtctcacaggtgaggaaatggacgTACAGAAAGAATCGACGACTTCCTGAGCTCACTCCAGGATGCCTGCCCCCTGGCCCTGCACAGGCCCcttgccccgccccaccccgccccaaccGCGCTCTACCCGATTCTTTCCCTATCCCTATCTTGTCCCAACATCCTAAGCCCCAGGGCCAGTCTCCCTTCCATCCCCATCCACCTCGACCTCTGTCCCCATCCTGTGTTTCAAGCCCCCAGCCTTGGCCCTCTGGCCTCACCCTCTCTAGCCATGTCTGGCCCATCTCCAGACCCTCCTGGTCCCCGCCCCGCCCAGCTGCAACCTCCCCTGCCCAGGCCCGACCCACCCGCCTCTGCTCTCGCTCCCTGTCCTCCCCCAAACTGCTCACCTGAGCCACTTCCGTGGGTCCAGGGGCCGTGGTCCCCAGGGGCAGGGTGCTCTTCTCAGGGCTGTCAGGCTCCTGGGTGGTAGCTGGCCTGGGAAGGGCCCTTGGCCTGGAGGTAGCTGTGCTGACCAACCTGGGTGTCGGGGCCTCTGTGTCCAAGACAGCCACCGTGGTGGGAGGCGAGGGCGCCGCTGGGGTGGTGGCCCGGGCCGTGGCTGCCGTGGTCAGCGGAAGAGGCAGAAGCCTCTGTGCACCGGTGGTCCTTATGACAGAGGTGATGGCCGTGGAAGGGGGTGCCGCGGGGATGCTGGGGGCGGCGGTGGCCACCGTGGCGGGCACCGTGGCCACGGTCAGGGCCCCCGCGGTCGTGGCAGCAGTGGTAGCCGTGGGCATGGAGACGGTGGTGGCTCTCTGGCTGGGCTCTTCCGGGACC comes from the Acinonyx jubatus isolate Ajub_Pintada_27869175 chromosome C1, VMU_Ajub_asm_v1.0, whole genome shotgun sequence genome and includes:
- the SDC3 gene encoding syndecan-3 — translated: MKPGPPHRAGAAHGAGAGSGAAAGPGARGLLLPPLLLLLLAGRAAGAQRWRSENFERPVDLEGSGDDDSFPDDELDDLYSGSGSGYFEQESGIETAMRFSPDVATAVSTTPAVPPTMDIQPVGTPFEELPSEHPTPEPATSPPVVTEVPEEPSQRATTVSMPTATTAATTAGALTVATVPATVATAAPSIPAAPPSTAITSVIRTTGAQRLLPLPLTTAATARATTPAAPSPPTTVAVLDTEAPTPRLVSTATSRPRALPRPATTQEPDSPEKSTLPLGTTAPGPTEVAQTPTPESVLTTIRDEPEVPVSGGPSGDFELPEEETTQPDTANEVVAVGGAAAKPSPPPGTLPKGAGPGPSLLDNAIDPGSSAAQLPQKSILERKEVLVAVIVGGVVGALFAAFLVTLLIYRMKKKDEGSYTLEEPKQASVTYQKPDKQEEFYA